TTCCGGTCCTTTGAATTGGACCCGGAAGCCAATTCCATGGGGGCCCTTTTTGCCCGCCAGAAAAAGCCCCTTTGGGTGCCGAATGTGGAGGATCAAGACCCCTACCGGAAGCTCTCCAACCTCGCCATCCAATCTTTCCTGTTCATGCCCTTCCTGATCCAGGACCGGGTCATCGGGTTCCTTTGTTCCTTTTCCCCCGAAGGGGACCTTTTGGACAACGAGCGCTTCTCCAATTTCCAGGTCTTTTCCAACCAGATCTCCATCGGGCTGCAAAAAGCCCTTCTCTATGAAAAGGTCCAAAAACTCTCCATCACGGACGGGCTCACCAAGCTCAATTCGCATCGTCATTTCAAACAACGTTTGGAGGAAGAACTGGTCCTGGCCAGTCGTTACAACTCCGAATTGAGCCTGCTCATCCTCGATATCGATCACTTCAAGAAGTACAACGACAATTTCGGGCATGTGGCGGGTGACCATGTACTGATGGAGGTGGCCCGGCTGCTCAGGGAGCAGACCGAGAAGACCCATATTCCAGCCCGTTATGGCGGGGAGGAAATGGTGTTGGTGGCCCCTGAGACCTCCAAGGAGCAAGCCATGGAGTTGGCCGAGAAGATACGCCGGTCCATCGAAACCTTTTCATTCACGGTAGGTAAGGAAACCACCCAAGTGACCGTTTCCATCGGGGTGGCGACCTTTC
The genomic region above belongs to bacterium and contains:
- a CDS encoding GGDEF domain-containing protein, which encodes MNGFLQKASGVGLAVFILVLGLLPSPGAFLLCLPFFFIGPLGFTSSITARWFAVTFGLGLALGRFQFGHYPQSWVVPEVLVLGAMAIVPEFMARRVEEIRSKIQLQLSGREAEYQSLRESSDSTKAQNTQIEKQLRQIEHLYDVIKEAGSTLNVQEMIELTKDFTERMFDLPHFIIAVLSNDGRKFEIRIASGCDDSLFRSFELDPEANSMGALFARQKKPLWVPNVEDQDPYRKLSNLAIQSFLFMPFLIQDRVIGFLCSFSPEGDLLDNERFSNFQVFSNQISIGLQKALLYEKVQKLSITDGLTKLNSHRHFKQRLEEELVLASRYNSELSLLILDIDHFKKYNDNFGHVAGDHVLMEVARLLREQTEKTHIPARYGGEEMVLVAPETSKEQAMELAEKIRRSIETFSFTVGKETTQVTVSIGVATFPADAQTNLDLISKADKALYAAKARGRNRIVAYPL